From Elaeis guineensis isolate ETL-2024a chromosome 16, EG11, whole genome shotgun sequence, a single genomic window includes:
- the LOC105059464 gene encoding transcription factor MYBS3: protein MTRRCSHCGHNGHNSRTCPNRGVKLFGVRLTDGSIRKSASMGNLAHYAGSGSASPADGPHADHGAADGYASEDFIQGSRERKKGVPWTEHEHKMFLLGLQKLGKGDWRGISRNFVVTRTPTQVASHAQKYFIRQTNASRRKRRSSLFDMVPDEPADGQLYPMVSHEPEAQSNNPLPAPPAQDEELESMDSNSNDGEGPVPKPESLPCSYPVFFPAYYSPFVPFPFPYWPGYGAVDAVERRHEIVKPTAMHSKVPINVDELVGMSKLSLGESSGETGSSSLSLKLVGRSDRQSAFHAKTPTNDTMVDSSSSPIHA, encoded by the exons ATGACGAGGAGGTGCTCGCACTGCGGCCACAACGGGCACAACTCGCGGACGTGCCCCAACCGCGGGGTGAAGCTCTTCGGGGTGCGCCTCACCGATGGGTCCATCCGGAAGAGCGCCAGCATGGGGAACCTCGCCCACTACGCCGGATCCGGCTCCGCGTCGCCGGCCGACGGTCCCCACGCCGACCACGGGGCCGCCGACGGTTACGCCTCCGAGGATTTCATCCAGGGCAGCCGCGAGCGCAAGAAAG GAGTTCCGTGGACTGAACATGAGCATAAAATGTTTTTACTTGGACTGCAAAAGCTTGGCAAAGGTGATTGGCGAGGGATATCTCGTAATTTTGTAGTAACAAGGACACCTACTCAAGTTGCCAGCCATgcgcaaaaatattttattcgtCAAACCAATGCcagtagaagaaagagaagatCCAGCCTTTTTGATATGGTTCCTGATGag CCTGCCGATGGTCAACTTTATCCAATGGTCTCCCATGAACCAGAGGCACAAAGCAACAACCCACTCCCAGCACCTCCCGCTCAGGATGAGGAATTGGAGTCCATGGATTCCAATTCAAATGATGGAGAGGGACCTGTTCCGAAGCCAGAAAGTTTGCCATGCAGTTATCCAGTTTTCTTTCCTGCCTATTACTCGCCATTTGTTCCATTTCCCTTTCCATATTGGCCAGGTTACGGAGCAGTAGATGCTGTAGAAAGGAGGCATGAAATTGTTAAGCCAACAGCAATGCACTCAAAGGTTCCCATCAATGTGGATGAGCTTGTGGGCATGTCAAAACTGAGCCTAGGAGAATCCAGTGGTGAGACAGGGTCTTCATCATTGTCATTAAAACTTGTCGGCAGGTCAGATAGACAATCTGCTTTCCATGCTAAAACCCCCACAAATGATACGATGGTGGATTCAAGTTCCAGTCCAATCCATGCATAG